The Desulfuromonadales bacterium DNA window TGCGCGGCAGATGACCTCGACACGGCGGTTCTGGTAACGGCCGTCTGCCGTGGCGTTGTCAGCGACCGGCTGGGATTCGCCGTAACCTCTGGCTTTGAGCTTGTTGGCATCGAGACCGTAGTTCCTGATCAGTGCCTGACGCACGGCTTCAGCTCGCCGCTCGGAGAGCTTCTGGTTGTATTCGTCATTTCCCTGGTTGTCCGTATGCCCAACGAGAAGGATGAAGGGGGCGTTGTTGTTCTCACGGACAAACGCGGCCGCCTTGTCGAGTTCTCCCTTAAACTCGGGTTTGATCTCCGCCTTGTCGGAGTCGAAGTTGATGCGCAAGGTGAGTTTCAGTTCACACCCCTTGTCATCGACCACGATTCCCTTCGCTGTGCCGGGACATTGGTCCAGGTAGTCGAAGACGCCGTCGCCATCGCTGTCGAGCGGACAGCCCTTGGCATCGACCTTCACCCCTTTAGGGGTTCCCGGGCACTTGTCCAGGTAGTCGGGAACGCCGTCGCCGTCGCTGTCCAGCGGACAACCGTTTACATCGACCTTCACCCCTTGAGGGGTTCCCGGACACTTGTCAAGATCGTCCGTCACGCGGTCACCGTCACTGTCTTTGGGCGCCGGGGGTAGAGCCGCCGGGGCCACAACGGCAGGAACTGCGACAGGCACGGGCTTTGCCATCTCGGCGAGTTGGAACTTGAAGCCTGCGGTGTAGAGGAGATTGTGATCGAGGGGGGTCTCGTTGAAGACGACCAGATGCCGCACATCGGCCCGCAGGGCGACGTTTTCGGCGATGAAGTAAAGCAGGCCAGCACCGTAATTGGCCATGAACTCACTGTCGTCGCCGAGATCATAGCCGCCGACGCCGGCGGCCAAGTAGGGCACCAGGGGGCGCTCCGGCATGAAATGGTAAAGGGCGTCGAGCCGATAGTTCAGAAGATCGACGGAGCGGTCGGTCTTGTCTTCGTCGAGGTTGGCGGCGCCGGCCAGCACGGCTTCCAGCCCCA harbors:
- a CDS encoding OmpA family protein, yielding MKFPKLFFAALIMALVMFPATSRAELKSGVLTFSPMLGGVMTEGDQNVDDDLAYSLGVGYNLTKVLGLEAVLAGAANLDEDKTDRSVDLLNYRLDALYHFMPERPLVPYLAAGVGGYDLGDDSEFMANYGAGLLYFIAENVALRADVRHLVVFNETPLDHNLLYTAGFKFQLAEMAKPVPVAVPAVVAPAALPPAPKDSDGDRVTDDLDKCPGTPQGVKVDVNGCPLDSDGDGVPDYLDKCPGTPKGVKVDAKGCPLDSDGDGVFDYLDQCPGTAKGIVVDDKGCELKLTLRINFDSDKAEIKPEFKGELDKAAAFVRENNNAPFILLVGHTDNQGNDEYNQKLSERRAEAVRQALIRNYGLDANKLKARGYGESQPVADNATADGRYQNRRVEVICRAVLPD